A window from Salvia miltiorrhiza cultivar Shanhuang (shh) chromosome 2, IMPLAD_Smil_shh, whole genome shotgun sequence encodes these proteins:
- the LOC131007790 gene encoding uncharacterized protein LOC131007790 yields MTITELMHAASVNSRTLPHSTHGRAHLAGLGCHRADRTQGVDFSGRRVPILGERRKDWAWYFSGERFLCLGSRGCRDSGSPRPGFVVFQPQGLRLATKLGRKSTMGDK; encoded by the exons ATTACAGAACTCATGCACGCTGCCTCAGTCAACTCACGCACGCTGCCTCACTCAACTCATGGCAGAGCACACCTCGCCGGACTAGGGTGCCATCGCGCCGACCGAACTCAGGGGGTCGATTTCTCCGGCCGCAGAGTGCCGATTTTGGGCGAGCGACGAAAGGATTGGGCTTGGTATTTTTCAGGCGAGCGATTTCTCTGCTTGGGCTCACGAGG TTGCAGAGATTCAGGCTCGCCACGACCAGGGTTCGTTGTTTTTCAGCCGCAGGGATTGAGGCTCGCCACGAAACTAGGGCGTAAATCAACAATGGGAGACAA